caaagctgtattctatgattctctttttttgtcttgtttttcctACAGGAGGCCGGATTATAATGTGCTGTCGAGATATGGTGAAGTGTGAGAATGCTGCTAAAGAAATAAGAGGAGAGACTTTGAGTCACAATGTGTATGCCAGACATCTTGACCTGGCTTCAATAAAATCTATTAGAGAATTtgcaaataacataaataaaggTAGGTAGGTTGTTCTCCCGTTGCTGAACACCAAAATTCGAAAGCTCTAGCGTataaagaagcaaaaaaaaaaaaaaaaaaaattcaagtcaTGTTAGAGGTGCTTGTATCAGGTTGTGGTATCTTACAATACCTAATGCTATGGAGACCGTAGAACATACAGAACCACTTCCCTTCAATGGGGAATATGCACTACAGTATGTTTCAGACAGCTTTTACTATATCTGTACAGATTAGAATAAAGGGTTCAGCAAcataaagatgtgatatctacaaaagggGCCAAGTTAAATGCAAAACTGGGTCAGggactgtaaatatttaatgtaaaagttaaacaaGGCACAATTAGGGCAAActtggcaaacttttttttttttttttttttttttttagtttagtcgttgccaattatttttttattttctcccaatttgaaatggccaattattatttaggctcagctcacccctgcgctgactcgggagcggtgaagatgaacacacgctgtcctccgaacgTGTGCTGTCaaccgaccgcttctttacacactgcggattcaccatgcagccgcccaggagctacagcgtcggaggacaacacagctcctgggcagctaacaggcaagcccgccgGGACCCagtcagactacaggggtcgctggtgcgtggtgagccgaggacacccccctccccagcgctcagccaattgagcgctgcctcTTGGGAACTCCCGttcacggttggctgtggaatagcccagactcaaaccggcgacgtccaggctatagggagcatcctgcactcatgcagaacgcctttactggatgtgccactcgggagccctggccccatttttattgcagtttgaAGAAGCAACATTAATAATAGAAAAAGTGGTGACAAGAACAAGATttctaaaatattgttttgtatgtgaCGTCAGAGTGTTTAGGGCTGTCCAGAAATATCATTTGAATGGAGCTGAAACAACTTGGAGAGCTGTGGCAATAGTTTTGATTTCCCTTTCAGTTCGGTTCTCCCAATTGTTCATACCAATTCACACTGCTGACACCAGCCTCCTCTTTGTAAACCTAGGTCTGTCCTTGCTGTCTCCACTGTTGGTTATTTATAAACTACCAtcatattgaaattacatttttattgggTTGCAGAAGAGGAGCGGGTAGACATACTGATCAATAATGCAGGGATAATGAGATGCCCTCACTGGCAAACCGAAGATGGATTTGAAATGCAGTTTGGGGTTAACCATTTAGGtaagcaaacattttatttatggaTCCATAACAACATTTGATTACTCTGATTTCAGACTGAAATATAACCTCCGGATTTGTCTTTTTCTGATCCTCTATTTTGTTGAAGTTCAAAAGTGGTTGGAAAAATTGCTAACATTCAGTTTTATACAAGAATATGGTTCTGCCCATTAATATTCACTATTCAGATCGGTATGTTTTTCATTGCATAATTCCGTAAAGCAGGAATTCCAGAACTATATTAAGACTGATTGAAAATGATCAGATACACTTCCTTGTTTGCTTCTGGTCATGTGTGTTTATTGCTGGGCAGTACACAAATACAAGCCTTTTTCTTACTGTAAAAGTTATGGAGTGAAGTAATGAAACTTGCCTTATTTAGCTGTTTAACATATTCTAAGCTTGGTGTATTAGTAGGCTGTGTGATAGTTTCATCTGTCATTTTAAAGTTGCTTTTCTTATGTATAAAATCAATGTTGATTAAACTTGGCTTGAtccatctatctgtctgtatgtcgAACTTTCATTTTTACAAGCGCATGCTGTGGATAAAGGCTATGGTAATTTACCTTTTTATGTTATTGATAgctgtaatttaaaatgtgctgCTGTGGCACTTGCATGGTTTAAAACTCATTAGTGTGCAGTGGAAAGGGTACTGTTTCCATATGCTGTTGTCTTTGTGCTACTGTATACGATTGTTGTGATTGCAGCCTGATTGTTTGCATAGCCATCGAAAGAATGTTTGTTAACCCTGCTGGGGAGGTTGCAGTAAACCAGCAGAAGGCCCCACTCCACACCATAGGTGTTGCATTAAACTTTTACAGAACATACCAGTTTgattaaatcagtttaaaaatatattgctgcaatTTAGATGCTTATCActctttaatacattttaatctgTAAACCATCTCTCTTTGCCATGTTGGTACGCCGGTGTTTTAGTTCCCCAGTTCTCTCTGTGGCAGACATTGACAGTGCAACAGCAGAGCAGTGGAAatatttagctttaaaataataataaaaaaaaatctttatatgcTACAATGTTAAGCATAGTAAGCTATACAACCCTGAGTACAGGTCTGGGAAAAACATTGACAGCATTTAAAGTAGTTTTGAACAGTACAACTGTATCCTTGTATACTTTGATGCAGAGGGTATTTACATCAGTATGTGGAGCCCAGATTCCAAGACACAAAACTGGAAGTGATCCAGACACATTTTTTAGAATTCAGTTAATAAACTGTTTTTCTGTAATTTCTTGCAGGCCACTTTCTATTGACCAACCTCTTGCTTGATAAGATGAAACGCTCAGCGCCCAGCCGCATCATAAATGTCTCCTCGCTGGCTCACGTAGTGGGAGAGATGGATTTTAACGATCTGAACtgggaaaagaaaaaatataatacaaaggtGGCCTACTGCCAAAGTAAGCTTGCAAATGTGCTGTTTACAAAAGAACTGGCCAGGCAACTACAGGGTAAGTCAGAAAAGATCTTCACTCTAATGATTTACTGGAATGTGCTTTTATAGTTAGGTCCTGTCGCAATTCACTCCAGAATTTGCACAAACTGACAAACCAGCAATTCAGTCCTAAAGGTGTCTGAATAGCAACTTCAATTAACTGATCTCaataattaagtaattaacaCTAACTACTGGCTAATTAATAAACATTACCTAATAATGAGGGACAATTATGACCATTATTCCATTAATGTGTAGCAGGGGCATCCAGCTTCTTGAATCCTAATCTTTACTTTTCTGATTTTTAATATAAGGCCAATTGCAGGTCCGGCCTGTGTTTCATATCCACCCTATTTGGATGCATAGTTTCCCTGAGACTGACATTGTGAAAGCAACTGA
The Polyodon spathula isolate WHYD16114869_AA chromosome 5, ASM1765450v1, whole genome shotgun sequence DNA segment above includes these coding regions:
- the LOC121315784 gene encoding retinol dehydrogenase 13-like isoform X2; this translates as MCCRDMVKCENAAKEIRGETLSHNVYARHLDLASIKSIREFANNINKEEERVDILINNAGIMRCPHWQTEDGFEMQFGVNHLGHFLLTNLLLDKMKRSAPSRIINVSSLAHVVGEMDFNDLNWEKKKYNTKVAYCQSKLANVLFTKELARQLQGTGVTVNALHPGVVETELGRHTGMHQSQFSSTVLGPLFYLLVKSPNQGAQPSIFLAVAEEVDGVSGKYFDVLKEKEPAPQAQDAEAARQLWQISARLVGLEDAAAT